GTTCTCAGAAAGTCGGTATGCTGGCCGAACTTGGTGAGTCATTTAGTATTGTTAAAAACACATTCGCCGAAGCATCTGACGCCCTTGGTTATGATATGTGGGATTTGGTGCAGAACGGTGAGCAAGCTCAGCTCAATCTCACTGAAACGACCCAGCCCGTATTGTTGACTGCAAGTGTGGCGGTCTGGCGTTTATGGGGTGAGCAGGGTGGTTTAAGGCCATCACTATTAGCGGGTCATAGCCTAGGTGAGTTTTCAGCCTTAGTGTGCGCCGGCGCTATCGAATTTGCTGATGCAGTGCGTTTAGTGCGCTCGCGCGGCCAATATATGCAAACAGCGGTGCCTGTTGGTGAGGGCGCGATGGCTGCGGTGCTGGGTTTGGATGACGCGCAAATTGTACAGATTTGTGCAGAGGCGGCGGCAGGCACTGGGGTGGTAGAGGCGGTAAATTTTAACTCGCCTGGGCAGGTTGTTATCGCTGGTCAAGTTGCCGCCGTGGACAAGGCCATTGAGCTATTAAAAGCGGCGGGTGCGAAACGCGCCATGCCCTTACCCGTGAGCGCACCTTTCCATACCTCATTGATGCGTCCAGCAGGTGAGAAGTTAGCTTTGGCATTGGCTGATATTACTGTGCGGCAACCAAGTATTCCGGTGGTTCACAATGTCCACGGCAAAACAGAATCAGATCCTGGCGCAATTAAAGCGCTATTAGTTGAGCAGATTTACAGTGCGGTTAAATGGGTAGATTGCGTTGAGACCATGGTCTCGGCAGGGATTAACACCACGATTGAGTGCGGCCCAGGAAAAGTTCTCAGTGGTTTGAATAAGCGCATTAATAAATCACTAAATGGCCTCAATATTGAATCGCCGGCGAGTTTAGCCGCGGCCTTGGATTTCATACGCTAATTTATTTGTTTGGCGAAGTAGATTAATAAGGAGTTTTATTATGACTGCAAAAATTGCATTAGTTACTGGCGCTAGCCGCGGGATAGGGCAGGCCATCGCTATAGCCGTTGGGGAATTGGGCTATCTGGTTGTTGGTACGGCGACATCACAAGCGGGTGCGGATGCCATCACTGCACATTTCAGTGAGGCCGGTGTCGAGGGTGTCGGCATGATGCTCAATGTGTCAGATACCGCCTCAGTAGATGCTGTGGTTAAATCTATTAATGAGCAGTTTGGGGCGCCGTCGGTATTGATTAACAATGCCGGTATTACTAAAGATAATATTATGCTTCGCATGAAAGAGGAGGAGTGGTACGACGTTATCGATACCAATCTGAACTCACTCTATCGTTTAAGTAAAGCCTGCTTGCGCGGTATGACTAAAGCGCGCTGGGGTCGTATCGTTAATGTCAGCTCTGTCGTAGGAGCGATGGGGAATGCGGGGCAAACTAACTACGCTGCCTCAAAAGCGGGTATGGATGGATTTACGCGTGCTTTGGCGCGCGAAATTGGATCACGGGCAATCACCGTGAATGGTGTCGCGCCCGGTTTTATTGATACCGATATGACCAAGAAATTGGGTGATGAGCAGCGCAATGCGCTAAAAGCACAGATTCCATTGCAGCGTCTCGGCAGTCCAGAAGAAATTGCCGCGGTTGTCGCATTTTTAGTTAGCGACGCTGCAGCCTACGTTACCGGCGAGACTATCCATGTT
This portion of the Zhongshania sp. R06B22 genome encodes:
- the fabD gene encoding ACP S-malonyltransferase; amino-acid sequence: MDTQQLALVFPGQGSQKVGMLAELGESFSIVKNTFAEASDALGYDMWDLVQNGEQAQLNLTETTQPVLLTASVAVWRLWGEQGGLRPSLLAGHSLGEFSALVCAGAIEFADAVRLVRSRGQYMQTAVPVGEGAMAAVLGLDDAQIVQICAEAAAGTGVVEAVNFNSPGQVVIAGQVAAVDKAIELLKAAGAKRAMPLPVSAPFHTSLMRPAGEKLALALADITVRQPSIPVVHNVHGKTESDPGAIKALLVEQIYSAVKWVDCVETMVSAGINTTIECGPGKVLSGLNKRINKSLNGLNIESPASLAAALDFIR
- the fabG gene encoding 3-oxoacyl-ACP reductase FabG encodes the protein MTAKIALVTGASRGIGQAIAIAVGELGYLVVGTATSQAGADAITAHFSEAGVEGVGMMLNVSDTASVDAVVKSINEQFGAPSVLINNAGITKDNIMLRMKEEEWYDVIDTNLNSLYRLSKACLRGMTKARWGRIVNVSSVVGAMGNAGQTNYAASKAGMDGFTRALAREIGSRAITVNGVAPGFIDTDMTKKLGDEQRNALKAQIPLQRLGSPEEIAAVVAFLVSDAAAYVTGETIHVNGGMYMA